In Accipiter gentilis chromosome 17, bAccGen1.1, whole genome shotgun sequence, one DNA window encodes the following:
- the C17H1orf232 gene encoding uncharacterized protein C1orf232 homolog isoform X1, whose translation MTQGFWRIYKAKVLQTLGGTRADGALQEEGDPPELMETAETPRLMEEGPSPVSQLARKVQGVGARGWRTLSSLFTSEDEHQLLSPESCADHPLATSPPEPPPSEKAPGFWDLFATKWQQASGPDKGVPPPEPGESPGEPPGDDGSDLREPEEGAFRWGFLAGKLAEIRNKNAPKGN comes from the exons ATGACCCAGGGCTTCTGGAGGATCTACAAGGCCAAAGTGCTGCAGacgctgggggggacacgggcagaTGGAGCGCTGCAGGAGGAG GGAGACCCCCCCGAGCTGATGGAGACAGCCGAGACACCCAGGCTGATGGAGGAGGGACCCAGCCCCGTGTCCCAGCTGGCGAGGAAG GTGCAGGGGGTGGGTGCCCGGGGCTGGCGGACGCTTTCGTCCCTCTTCACCAGCGAGGATGAGCACCAGCTGCTCAGCCCAGAGTCCTGCGCAGACCA CCCGCTGGCTACCTCGCCGCCCGAGCCACCCCCCTCCGAGAAGGCACCCGGCTTTTGGGATCTCTTTGCTACCAAGTGGCAGCAGGCGTCGGGGCCGGACAAGGGGGTGCCCCCCCCAGAACCGGGTGAGAGCCCCGGGGAGCCACCGGGTGACGATGGCAGCGACCTGAGGGAGCCAGAGGAAGGGGCCTTCCGCTGGGGCTTCTTGGCTGGCAAACTGGCCGAAATCCGGAACAAAAATGCCCCGAAGGGCAACTAG
- the ZNF593 gene encoding zinc finger protein 593, whose protein sequence is MGVACRHTGVVCRLLGEVYGRGAEPTPAPAHYSSSSRRGSAMSPRNGRRTGAHRAHSLARQLKTKRRRRDLDEIHGDLRPENAARLLRQEPDPDLPGCAQFYCLHCARYFVDLTSMKEHFRSKVHKKRLKQLREAPYTQEEAERAAGMGSYIPPKKVEVQTQPLEEIVEMEASS, encoded by the exons ATGGGCGTGGCTTGCCGTCACACGGGCGTGGTTTGCCGCCTCCTGGGCGAGGTGTACGGGCGTGGGGCGGAGCCTACGCCTGCGCCTGCGCACTACAGCTCATCCTCCCGGCGTGGGTCCGCCATGTCGCCGCGCAATGGCCGCCGTACCGGGGCTCACCGGGCGCACTCGTTGGCCCGGCAGTTGAAGACGAAGCGGCGCCGACGAGATCTGGATGAGATTCACGGGGACCTACGGCCCGAGAACGCTGCTCGGTTGCTGCGGCAGGAACCCGACCCCGACCTGCCCGGCTGCGCCCAGTTCTACTGCCTGCACTGCGC gcgcTACTTCGTGGACCTGACCAGCATGAAGGAGCACTTCAGGTCCAAGGTGCACAAGAAGAG GCTGAAGCAGCTGCGGGAGGCACCGTACACGCAGGAGGAGGCTGAGCGCGCCGCCGGCATGGGCTCCTACATCCCTCCGAAGAAGGTAGAAGTGCAGACCCAACCGCTCGAGGAAATCGTCGAGATGGAGGCATCCAGCTGA
- the PDIK1L gene encoding serine/threonine-protein kinase PDIK1L, protein MVSSQPKYDLIREVGRGSYGVVYEAVVRKTSARVAVKKIRCHAPENVELALREFWALSSIKSQHPNVIHLEECILQKDGMVQKMSHGSSSSLYLQLVETSLKGEIVFDPRSAYYLWFVMDFCDGGDMNEYLLSRKPNRKTNTSFMLQLSSALAFLHKNQIIHRDLKPDNILISQSRMDASDLEPTLKVADFGLSKVCSALGQNPEEPVNVNKCFLSTACGTDFYMAPEVWEGHYTAKADIFALGIIIWAMLERITFIDTETKKELLGSYVKQGTAIVPVGEALLENPKMELLIPVKKKSMNARMKQLIKEMLAANPQDRPDAFELELRLVNIAFKDSSWDT, encoded by the exons ATGGTGAGTAGCCAGCCTAAGTACGATCTAATACGGGAGGTTGGTCGTGGCAGTTATGGTGTGGTGTACGAAGCAGTCGTCAGGAAGACCTCTGCACGGGTCGCGGTGAAAAAGATTCGGTGCCATGCTCCAGAGAACGTGGAACTAGCTCTGCGTGAGTTCTGGGCACTTAGCAGTATCAAGAGCCAGCATCCCAACGTCATTCACCTGGAGGAGTGCATCTTGCAGAAAGATGGTATGGTGCAGAAGATGTCCCATGGCTCCAGTTCCTCCCTTTATTTACAG CTTGTAGAGACCTCATTAAAGGGAGAAATAGTCTTTGACCCCAGAAGtgcttattacctctggtttgtAATGGATTTCTGTGATGGAGGAGACATGAATGAATATCTGTTGTCCCGAAAGCCGAACCGCAAGACCAACACCAGTTTCATGCTTCAGCTCAGCAGCGCGCTGGCATTCCTGCACAAAAATCAGATTATTCATCGTGATCTCAAACCCGACAATATTCTGATATCTCAGAGCAGGATGGATGCTAGTGACTTGGAACCTACCCTGAAAGTAGCTGATTTTGGGCTGAGTAAAGTATGTTCAGCCTTAGGACAGAATCCTGAGGAACCAGTCAACGTAAATAAGTGTTTTCTATCAACTGCGTGTGGGACTGACTTCTATATGGCCCCCGAAGTCTGGGAAGGACACTACACTGCCAAAGCAGACATCTTTGCGTTGGGAATTATAATCTGGGCAATGTTGGAAAGAATCACATTCATAGATACGGAAACAAAGAAAGAACTTCTGGGGAGTTACGTCAAGCAGGGGACAGCAATCGTCCCTGTTGGAGAGGCGCTTCTAGAAAACCCTAAAATGGAACTGCTCATCCCCGTAAAGAAAAAATCCATGAATGCTCGAATGAAACAGCTGATTAAGGAAATGCTGGCTGCCAACCCGCAGGACCGACCTGATGCTTTTGAGCTAGAACTGCGATTAGTTAACATAGCTTTTAAAGACAGCAGCTGGGACACGTGA
- the C17H1orf232 gene encoding uncharacterized protein C1orf232 homolog isoform X2: protein METAETPRLMEEGPSPVSQLARKVQGVGARGWRTLSSLFTSEDEHQLLSPESCADHPLATSPPEPPPSEKAPGFWDLFATKWQQASGPDKGVPPPEPGESPGEPPGDDGSDLREPEEGAFRWGFLAGKLAEIRNKNAPKGN from the exons ATGGAGACAGCCGAGACACCCAGGCTGATGGAGGAGGGACCCAGCCCCGTGTCCCAGCTGGCGAGGAAG GTGCAGGGGGTGGGTGCCCGGGGCTGGCGGACGCTTTCGTCCCTCTTCACCAGCGAGGATGAGCACCAGCTGCTCAGCCCAGAGTCCTGCGCAGACCA CCCGCTGGCTACCTCGCCGCCCGAGCCACCCCCCTCCGAGAAGGCACCCGGCTTTTGGGATCTCTTTGCTACCAAGTGGCAGCAGGCGTCGGGGCCGGACAAGGGGGTGCCCCCCCCAGAACCGGGTGAGAGCCCCGGGGAGCCACCGGGTGACGATGGCAGCGACCTGAGGGAGCCAGAGGAAGGGGCCTTCCGCTGGGGCTTCTTGGCTGGCAAACTGGCCGAAATCCGGAACAAAAATGCCCCGAAGGGCAACTAG
- the FAM110D gene encoding protein FAM110D, translating into MVPLSSPPLAVCTSSNLRLVARGRSSPLAWLNRGPECPQESGGSGGRRPSAVERLEADKAKYVKSQQVINSRQEPALRSCSPRFSPRSRRLLARQQCNELCQGSELSREGPRKLPCPQSPVSRRTGSRRLLRPDSLIIYRQKRDCPGGDKENAKGSGLVRRLFQGPLRDKPPSSPPARGLGEGPPAPLSPETPMLWVPAEKEEVRTPGASSGGGGGGGIFPLPGSPMAQPPEPPGKQALALRVSLPLSEKERFFNYCGLDRALVELLGQERFGPAGWDNASTRHPGSCESEPGQASEGSEGNVGPGEEEQDARLGSTVSVVERNARVIKWLYGCQKAWAAAKESTV; encoded by the coding sequence aTGGTACCCCTGAGCAGCCCCCCTCTTGCCGTCTGCACCTCCAGCAACCTGCGCCTCGTGGCCCGCGGCCGCAGCTCCCCCCTGGCCTGGCTGAACCGAGGCCCCGAGTGTCCGCAGGAgtcggggggcagcgggggccggAGACCCAGTGCCGTGGAGCGGCTGGAGGCTGACAAGGCCAAATACGTCAAATCCCAGCAGGTCATCAACAGCCGGCAGGAGCCGGCGCTGCGAAGCTGCTCGCCCCGGTTCTCCCCCCGCAGCCGGCGCCTCCTCGCCCGCCAGCAGTGTAACGAGTTGTGTCAGGGCTCAGAGCTGAGCCGGGAGGGTCCCAGGAAGCTGCCATGCCCCCAGTCCCCCGTATCGCGCCGGACCGGCAGCAGACGCCTACTGAGACCCGACTCCCTCATCATCTACCGGCAGAAACGGGACTGTCCAGGTGGCGACAAGGAAAATGCCAAGGGCTCCGGGCTGGTGCGACGCCTCTTCCAGGGACCCCTCAGAGACAAGCCCCCTagctcccccccagccaggggGCTGGGTGAGGGGCCGCCGGCCCCCCTGAGCCCCGAGACCCCCATGCTGTGGGTGCCCGCGGAGAAGGAGGAGGTGAGGACGCCGGGTGCCAgcagcggcggcggtggcggcggtggcaTCTTCCCTCTGCCCGGCAGCCCCATGGCGCAGCCCCCCGAGCCCCCCGGCAAGCAGGCGCTGGCTCTGCGCGTCTCCCTGCCGCTTTCGGAGAAGGAGCGGTTCTTTAATTACTGCGGGCTGGACCGGGCACTGGTGGAGCTGCTGGGACAGGAGAGGTTCGGACCAGCGGGCTGGGACAACGCCTCGACTCGGCATCCCGGTTCCTGCGAGTCGGAGCCTGGGCAGGCCTCGGAGGGCAGCGAGGGGAACGTGGGGCCAGGTGAGGAGGAGCAGGATGCCCGGCTTGGCTCCACCGTTTCGGTAGTGGAACGCAATGCCCGCGTCATCAAGTGGCTCTACGGCTGCCAGAAAGCCTGGGCGGCCGCCAAGGAATCCACCGTCTGA